TACCCCTCATCTCACCCCCCCAATAACCATACCCCTCATATCACCCCCTCCCAATATGTGCACCCCTCATCCCCCCCAATAACCATACCCCTCATATCACCCCCCTCCCAATATGTGCACCCCTCATCCCCTCCCAATAACCATACCCCTCATGATATTACCCCTAATATCACCCCCCCCCTATATGTGCACCCCTCATATCACCCCCCCAATAACCATACCCCTCATATCACCCCCTCCCAATATGTGcacccctcaccccccccccaatAACCATACCCCTCATATCACCCCCTCCCAATATGTGCACCCCTCACCCCCCCCAATAACCATACCCCTCATGATATTACCCCTAATATCACCCCCTCCCCAATATGTGTACCCCTCATCTCACCCCCCCCAATAACCATACCCCTCATATCACCCCCTCCCAATATGTGCACCCCTCATGCCCCCCCAACAACCATACCCCTCATGATATTACCCCTAATATCACCCCCTCCCCAATATGTGTACCCCTCATCTCACCCCCCCAATAACCATACCCCTCATATCACCCCCTCCCAATATGTGCACCCCTCATCCCCCCCAACAACCATACCCCTCATGATATTACCCCTTAATATCACCCCCTCCCCAATATGTGCACCCCTCATCTCACCCCCCCAATAACCATACCCCTCATATCACCCCCTCCCAATATGTGCACCCCTCATCCCCCCCAACAACCATACCCCTCATGATATTACCCCCTAATATCACCCCCTCCCCAATATGTGTACCCCTCATCTCACCCCCCCCAATAACCATACCCCTCATATCACCCCCTCCCAATATGTGCACCCCTCATCCCCCCCAACAACCATACCCCTCATGATATTACCCCTTAATATCACCCCCTCCCCAATATGTGCACCCCTCATCTCACCCCCCCCAATAACCATACCCCTCATATCACCCCCTCCCAATATGTGCACCCCTCATCCCCCCCAACAACCATACCCCCTCATGATATTACCCCCTCCCCAATATGTGCTCCCCTCATCCCCCCCGAACAACCATACCCCTCATGATATTACCCTCTAATATCACCCCCTCCCCAATATGTGCACCCCTCATCTCATCCCCCAATAACCATACCCCTCATATCACCCTCCCCAATATCTACACCCCTCATCTCACTCCCTTCCAATAACCATACCTCTCATTATATTACACCATCCCCCCTAATATCACCACACCCAAAATATCTACACCCCTTATCTCACCCCAGTTTCAAATAATCTCATTATATCACCCCAAACATATAACCCTGGCCCTATCCCCAGCCACATAACCAGACCTTTCATTACATCACACTATCCTAATAACCAGACCCCTTTTTATATTGTAGGATCCCTCCTCTCATGGTCTCCACATAATCTCATTATAATCCCCCTTAAACAAAACTCATTATatcacccccctcccttccccggcacaaaccatcatcatttatttatatagcgccactaataaaCCAGACCCTTCATTATATCACCACCTCGTATAATTTAATAATTTCCCTCCCAAAATATCCAAACCTATTTCACCTCCCCCCGCCCTCAAACAACCAGTTGTTCCCCAATAACCAGTCCTCTCATTATATCAAAAGTTCTGCCCTCAATAAGTGGACCCTTAccccctgccccctctctctctctcatataaacagacccatcatcatcaccatttatttatatagcaccactgattctgcagcgctgtacagagaactcactcacatcagtccctgccccattggagcttacagtctaaattccctaatatatacacacacggacagagagagactagggtcaattttgatagtagccatcCTCCAAATAACTGGACCCCTCATTACATTACCCACTGCCCCCAAATATCCGCACCCTCATCTCACCGTGCCCCAATTATATTCTTTATATTCTATCTCCAAGAACAACACCATATTACATATCCCATGTGGTGGTGTATTTCTGGGAGGGCACCAGGCAGTTACATACTGTAAGGAGGAGGGCCGACCATCTggatgtatatctatatataccgtatatactcaagGTTAAGTGCTGAAGtaaatccctccctccctaccaCGCACAGAGGAGAGTAAACACAGGGGGACACATCCAGAGCTCCTCATCAATGAGACAGAGAggcaagatgtgtgtactgtcctaaagacagcctagcaggagacgggcgcagtacctggggtgagcagtttatctagtaattattGATGACAAACATATCCTCTCCAATGTGTTCAAAATTGTGGGACCTGCTATCCCATGTgaacactatatacactatatatatatatacacgctatatacactatatatatatatacactatatatatatacaccttactaatatggttgctgattttttggtacatttggagacattttgggagcctgagATTATTAAAAGAATCAAGTCATTTCCcaccctcggcttatactcgagtatatacggtatgtgtgtatatgtatatgtatatatatatatatatatatatataattacacaataATGCAAActagtttcttaaaataaaatggagCAGAGTAGAAATAGAAAAACTAGTAAGTCCATGATTTCTGTGCTAGGGTAAGACGTATGGAACAAATCCTCAATAGCACATTGATCCCTCAGATATGAAGGGATCCTGAGCTCATTATCCTGAGCCTCCCGTGTATGTCTCATGTAACACATTATCCTGAGCCTCCCGTGTATGTCTCATGTAACACATTATCCTGAGCCTCCCGTGTATGTCTAATGTAACACATTATCCTGAGCCTCCCGTGTATGTCTCATGTAACACATTATCCTGAGCCTCCCGTGTATGTCTCATGTAACACATTATCCTGAGCCTCCCGTGTATGTCTCATGTAACACATTATCCTGAGCCTCCCGTGTATGTCTAATGTAACACATTATCCTGAGCCTCCCgtgtatgtcacatgtaacacATTATCCTGAGCCTCCCGTGTATGTCTCATGTAACACATTATCCTGAGCCTCCCGTGTATGTCTCATGTAACACATTATCCTGAGCCTCCCgtgtatgtcacatgtaacacATTATCCTGAGCCTCCCgtgtatgtcacatgtaacacATTATCCTGAGCCTCCCgtgtatgtcacatgtaacacATTATCCTGAGCCTCCCgtgtatgtcacatgtaacacATTATCCTGAGCCTCCCGTGTATGTCTCATGTAACACATTATCCTGAGCCTCCCGTGTATGTCTCATGTAACACATTATCCTGAGCCTCCCGTGTATGTCTCATGTAACACATTATCCTGAGCCTCCCGTGTATGTCTCATGTAACACATTATCCTGAGCCTCCCGTGTATGTCTCATGTAACACATTATCCTGAGCCTCCCgtgtatgtcacatgtaacacATTATCCTGAGCCTCCCgtgtatgtcacatgtaacacATTATCCTGAGCCTCCCGTGTATGTCTCATGTAACACATTATCCTGAGCCTCCCGTGTATGTCTCATGTAACACATTATCCTGAGCCTCCCGTGTATGTCTCATGTAACACATTATCCTGAGCCTCCCgtgtatgtcacatgtaacacATTATCCTGAGCCTCCCgtgtatgtcacatgtaacacATTATCCTGAGCCTCCCgtgtatgtcacatgtaacacATTATCCTGAGCCTCCCGTGTATGTCTCATGTAACACATTATCCTGAGCCTCCCGTGTATGTCTCATGTAACACATTATCCTGAGCCTCCCGTGTATGTCTCATGTAACACATTATCCTGAGCCTCCCGTGTATGTCTCATGTAACACATTATCCTGAGCCTCCCgtgtatgtcacatgtaacacATTATCCTGAGCCTCCCGTGTATGTCTCATGTAACACATTATCCTGAGCCTCCCGTGTATGTCTCATGTAACACATTATCCTGAGCCTCCCGTGTATGTCTCATGTAACACATTATCCTGAGCCTCCCGTGTATGTCTCATGTAACACATTATCCAGTGATAGATTGCTCTGCTGTTCAGCCTTTTACAGAAAGATGCGGCCGCTGGAACGAGTTATTGGACCCGAGCAGATTATTGGCATCTGAGGTAAGTGCTGAGCGCTTTCATGAGGGGGGTGTTGAGCCCCCCCAGGGTTAGATGATGGGGGAGTATTACTGTAGCAGGTGATCGCCTGGGGCGGTGCTTATTTGGAATGATTGTCAGTGAGAGCGAggactctgattggctgttgtgtGCGCAGTAGACCATGTGACATACTGTGCTCTCTCTCAGGCGGAGATAAAGAAATGTAACGCTTGTGTGGGATCGCTGAAAGATGGAGAGCGTAACGTCAAGGTACCGCGTCACTGCCGGGGTCATGTATGTAATTATTCTGTAATGTCCAACATGCACAAAGCGTGACGCCCCTATGTGTGTACAGACATTAGATCCCACAGTATGATACCGTCTCCTCTACATTATATACTAACCCAGTATACAGGGGAAGTGGTACTGTCCTTACATAGAGaacaagaacagatactgagaattacacccagcacacaggagaagtggtactgtccaTACATAGAGaacaagaacagatactgagaattacacccagcacacaggagaagtggtactgtccaTACAtagagaacagatactgagaattacacccagcacacaggagaagtggtactgtccaTGCAtagagaacagatactgagaattacacccagcacaaaGGAGATGTGGTACTGTCCATGCAtagagaacagatactgagaattacacccagcacaaaGGAGATGTGGTACTGTCCATGCAtagagaacagatactgagaattacacccagcactcaggagaagtggtactgtccaTACAtagagaacagatactgagaattacacccagcacacaggagaagtggtactgtccaTACAtagagaacagatactgagaattacacccagcacacaggagaagtggtactgtccaTACAtagagaacagatactgagaattacacccagcacacaagagaagtggtactgtccaTACAtagagaacagatactgagaattacacccagcacacaggagaagtggtactgtccaTGCAtagagaacagatactgagaattacacccagcacaaaggagaagtggtactgtccaTGCAtagagaacagatactgagaattacacccagcacacaggagaagtggtactgtccaTACAtagagaacagatactgagaattacacccagcacacaggagaagtggtactgtccaTGCAtagagaacagatactgagaattacacccaggacacaggagaagtggtactgtccaTACAtagagaacagatactgagaattacacccagcacacaggaTAAGTGGTACTGTCCATACAtagagaacagatactgagaattacacccagcacacaggagaagtggtactgtccaTGCAtagagaacagatactgagaattacacccagcacacaggagaagtggtactgtccaTGCAtagagaacagatactgagaattacacccagcactcaggagaagtggtactgtccaTACAtagagaacagatactgagaattacacccagcacacaggagaagtggtactgtccaTACAtagagaacagatactgagaattacacccaggacacaggagaagtggtactgtccaTACAtagagaacagatactgagaattacacccagcacacaggagaagtggtactgtccaTACAtagagaacagatactgagaattacacccagcacacaggagaagtggtactgtccaTACAtagagaacagatactgagaattacacccagcacacaggagaagtggtactgtccaTGCAtagagaacagatactgagaattacacccagcacacaggagaagtggtactgtccaTGCAtagagaacagatactgagaattacacccagcacacaggagaagtggtactgtccaTACAtagagaacagatactgagaattacacccagcacacaggagaagtggtactgtccaTGCAtagagaacagatactgagaattacacccaggacacaggagaagtggtactgtccaTACAtagagaacagatactgagaattacacccagcacacaggagaagtggtactgtccaTACAtagagaacagatactgagaattacacccagcacacaggagaagtggtactgtccaTACAtagagaacagatactgagaattacacccagcacacaggagaagtggtactgtccaTGCAtagagaacagatactgagaattacacccagcacaaaggagaagtggtactgtccaTGCAtagagaacagatactgagaattacacccagcacacaggagaagtggtactgtccaTACAtagagaacagatactgagaattacacccagcacacaggagaagtggtactgtccaTGCAtagagaacagatactgagaattacacccaggacacaggagaagtggtactgtccaTACATAGAGaacaagaacagatactgagaattacacccagcacacaggagaagtggtactgtccaTGCAtagagaacagatactgagaattacacccagcacaaaggagaagtggtactgtccaTGCAtagagaacagatactgagaattacacccagcacacaggagaagtggtactgtccaTGCAtagagaacagatactgagaattacacccaggacacaggagaagtggaACTGTCCATACAtagagaacagatactgagaattacacccagcacacaggagaagtggtactgtccaTGCAtagagaacagatactgagaattacacccaggacacaggagaagtggtactgtccaTACATAGAGaacaagaacagatactgagaattacacccagcacacaggagaagtggtactgtccaTGCAtagagaacagatactgagaattacacccaggacacaggagaagtggtactgtccaTACAtagagaacagatactgagaattacacccaggacacaggagaagtggtactgtctATACAtagagaacagatactgagaattacacccagcacacaggagaagtggtactgtccaTGCAtagagaacagatactgagaattacacctagcacacaggagaagtggtactgtccaTGCATAGAGaacaagaacagatactgagaattacacccagcacacaggagaagtggtactgtccaTACAtagagaacagatactgagaattacacccagcacacaggagaagtggtactgtccaTACATAGagaacatatactgagaattacaaccagcacacaggagaagtggtactgtgcatacatagagaacagatactgagaattacacccagcacacaggagAAGTACTGTGCATACAGAATAATAAATGACATACTTGATCAGTTTGCAGATAAAGGGCCACAGGTTAATACTGGACAATAATCGTCTCCTGGTAATTTGTGGTCCCTGTCTTTGTTGGGATGACAGTAATCTGAGCTGTGTGTTCGTCCTACAGGAGGAAGAGGCCTTGAAGCTGTGTGAGGTGAGTAACACGGACATTATTATATCTATCCCATATTGTGACAATGAGCTGTTATTTGTAAACCTTTCCATACATTTCATACTGGAACAATTCAGCACAATGTACAACACGCCAAGATATGTGGCTGTATAGTGAAGGGTTAATACACAATTACCTTATAATGACTTCTGACATCCCTGTTATTATACATAGACATTTATATGTTATAATGAGTTCTGACATCACTGTTATTATACATAGACATTTATATGTTATAATGAGTGAGTTCTGACATCCCTGTTATTATACATagatatttatatgttataatgaGTTCTGACATCACTGTTATTATACATAGACATTTATATGTTATAACGAGTGACTTCTGACATCACCCTTATTATACATAGACATTTATATGTTATAACGAGTGACTTCTGACATCATACTTATTATACATagatatttatatgttataatgaGTGAGTTCTGACATCACCCTTTTTGTACACACATATCTATGAGTATTATTGTGTAATATGTTTTGCTATAATATCTGTTTCTCTTCTCCTATTAAGGCTTCTGTGCACCCAGATACCGGCTccattctccccttcatcttccGACCACCCGGTGAGCCTGATGTGCAGTTTATACATAGACCTCATGTCTCACAATACAGAACACAACTGTTGTAAATCAGGTCCTCGCCATGGGAAGAGCTCTATTCATGGTCCTGACCTCAGGCACACGTACATGCATGTAATCTGTGTGTTCCATATGTACATGGCATGTGTCATCTGTGCATGATCACCAcaatgtaacatagttgatgaggttgaaaaaagacaccagtccatcaagttcaacctattttggatctcctgcgatcctgtaCTTATgtttgtaattaatccagagtaggcaaccgcccatctgtttcaattgtgaaaatccccccagactcaatattgcagtcctatttttaccctatatccactactatcctttattttaattaacggtcgtatccctggatacacctttccgctgaaaatttgtctaaccctttcttaaacatatctattgaatctgccatcacaaccttccctggcaatgaattccatatcttgactgcccttactgtaaagaaccccttcctttgctggttgtgaaatttcctctcctctagccTTAGGgaatgaccacgtgtcctgtgtatggtccttggggtaaaaagttcccatgaaagctctctgtattgacccctaatgtatttgtacatagtaatcatatctccccttagacacctcttttctaaagtaaacatgcctaaactggctaacctttcctcataacttaatgactccataccctttatcaattttgtcgcccttctctgaaccctttctagttccaaattatcttttttatagagtggtgcccagaactgtactccatattcaagatgaggtcttaccaacgatttatacagtggcaaaattacactgtcttcccttgcatctatgcccctttttatgcatgccaatactttgtttgcccttgcagctgctgcttgacattgagcactattgctaagtctactgtctacaagcactcccaaatccttttccattatagattctcctaaattaattccatttaatttatagattgtgttcttgtttttgatccctgaatgcataaccttacatttatctgtgttaaacctcatattccatttggccgcccaatcctccagtttatttaagtccctctgtagagactCTAcctcttgctctgattttattaccttacagagtttagtgtcatctgctaaaatagaaactttactctctaaaccatcaccaaggtcattaataaatatattaaaaaggagtggccccagcacggaaccttgaggtacctCACTTAAagcttttgaccaattagaaaatgttccatttatcacaactctctgttccctattctctaaccagttttcaacccaagtacaaatgttgattcctagacccagttcccttattttgtaaaccaaccttttgtgtggcactgtatcaaaggcctctgcaaaatctaagtagaccacatctactgtcctgccctggtctaagttcccactaacttcctcgtagaaactaattagattagtttgacatgacctatccctcacaaatccatgttgattcccactaataattacATGTATTACATTGACTTTCTCAATTTCCTTATGATAATTTTAACATAAAGATCTTTTGTCATTTCAGCTTTATTAATAATGGGAGCACCAACGGTGAGTCTGCAACAATAACTGCGGAGCTGCCATTGTTCTCTTATATTGGAGCCGCTGGTATTAGACCGCCAACGGCGAGAAAGGGGGAGACGCAAAATCCCTACAATCCCTATTACATCTAATTCTATGGTGACAGATGCTTAAATGTCGTTGTATAGACGTGTCAGGACGGACACGTACTCTCCGCACTATGTCTAATATTCTTCATCCATAAATGGTATAATGACGTGTGTCCCGCAGGCCGTAGCCGCATACAATGTGTTGTATCCTGATTCATGTATGTTACTCTATATCTCTGTTCATGGTATAATATAATAACACCACACGTGTTCCCCACAGGTTGTAGCCGCCCTATTTCCACACAGAACAGTGATGTCCGCTTTCATTTGTCAGGTAATGTGGTTCTGGTTCATGGTCCCGGTCTCGGGGACAAGTACATACATGTAATCTGCGTGTTGCATTGCAGGTTCCATTTCACATGTACATGGCAGGATTCACACTGGCGAACAAGAACCAGTCCGTGCAGGAGGAGAAGACTTCATTGCAGCATACTCTGTACCTGTCCGCCTCCGTCCTCTATCTAACCTGTATTGGGGTAAGGATATTATTCCCTCACTCTCCTGACTGAGCCGTATCTTATGCAGAACGGGAAGTTGTAGGAGGCGCACATGTGCGCTGAGCGTCCAGTCATGGCGTCCATCTTGTGTCCTCTCCCGCAGGCTGTGCCTATGTTTTTGATGAAGAGGCTCAAAATCAGCAATCCCCCAATGCAGAACTTCTTTGGAAGAATACTCCCACCCCCCCTCTTTGGTAAGTATCACATAATACTTCTACTGCACCTAGTATTCTAGTATTAAGTAGTGACAGAACACGTTATCCTCAGTGCATGTTACACGTAATCCTCAGTGCATGTGACACGTTATCCTCAGTGCATGTGACACGTTATCCTCAGTGCATGTGACACGTTATCCTCAGTGCATGTGACACGTAATCCTCAGTGCATGTTACACGTAATCCTCAGTGCATGTTACACGTAATCCTCAGTGCATGTGACACGTAATCCTCAGTGCATGTGACACGTTATCCTCAGTGCATGTGACACGTAATCCTCAGTGCATGTGACACGTAATCCTCAATGCATGTTACACGTAATCCTCAGTGCATGTGACACGTTATCCTCAGTGCATGTTACACGTAATCCTCAGTGCATGTGACACGTAATCCTCAGTGCATGTGACACGTAATCCTCAGTGCATGTGACACGTAATCCTCAGTGCATGTGACACGTAATCCTCAGTGCATGTGACACGTAATCCTCAGTGCATGTTACACCTTATCCTCAGTGCATGTTACACCTTATCCTCAGTGCATGTTACACCTTATCCTCAGTGCATGTTACACGTAATCCTCAGTGCATGTTACACCTTATCCTCAGTGCATGTTACACGTAATCCTCAGTGCATGTTACACCTTATCCTCAGTGCATGTTACACGTAATCCTCAATGCATGTTACACGTAATCCTCAGTGCATGTGACACGTAATCCTCAGTGCATGTTACACCTTATCCTCAGTGCATGTTACACCTTATCCTCAGTGCATGTTACACGTAATCCTCAGTGCATGTTACACCTTATCCTCAGTGCATGTTACACGTAATCCTCAGTGCATGTTACACGTAATCCTCAGTGCATGTTACACGTAATCCTCATTGCATGTTACACGTAATCCTCATTGCATGTGACACGTAATCCTCAGTGCATGTGACACGTAATCCTCAGTGCATGTGACACGTAATCCTCAGTGCATGTGACACGTAATCCTCAGTGCATGTTACACGTTATCCTCAGTGCATGTGACACGTAATCCTCAGTGCATGTGACACGTTATCCTCAGTGCATGTTACACGTTATCCTCAGTGCATGTGACACGTTATCCTCAGTGCATGTTACACGTTATCCTCAGTGCATGTGACACGTTATCCTCAGTGCATGTTACACGTTATCCTCAGTGCATGTGACACGTTATCCTCAGTGCATGTGACACGTTATCCTCTGGATTATTATAAGATATAGATGAAGCTAGTGTCTGGTGATAACACCGTGTTTTCCAGGGTTGTTGGGCGCACTGAATGTTCTACTAATGAGATATTCCGAAGTGGAGAATGGGATTCAGGTTTTGGACAAAGAGGGGAGAGTTGTTGGGGTGTCTCATGAAGCTGGAAAGAAGGTACATCCAGGATTTACT
The nucleotide sequence above comes from Mixophyes fleayi isolate aMixFle1 chromosome 6, aMixFle1.hap1, whole genome shotgun sequence. Encoded proteins:
- the SFXN4 gene encoding sideroflexin-4; translated protein: MLLYGLHGLSAPPFTERCGRWNELLDPSRLLASEAEIKKCNACVGSLKDGERNVKEEEALKLCEASVHPDTGSILPFIFRPPALLIMGAPTVVAALFPHRTVMSAFICQVPFHMYMAGFTLANKNQSVQEEKTSLQHTLYLSASVLYLTCIGAVPMFLMKRLKISNPPMQNFFGRILPPPLFGLLGALNVLLMRYSEVENGIQVLDKEGRVVGVSHEAGKKAIRETAVSRSALVGFTVLIPSLMKRSPHMLRNPRMFNVLKQVSAVLAFGAMAPVSFSIFPQKGKIKRDNLEDDLKEKTTEPEVFYNRGV